The following coding sequences lie in one Diceros bicornis minor isolate mBicDic1 chromosome 33, mDicBic1.mat.cur, whole genome shotgun sequence genomic window:
- the PAG1 gene encoding phosphoprotein associated with glycosphingolipid-enriched microdomains 1, whose translation MGPLGSMLSSGQMQIALWGSLAAVATFFLIAFLIFLCSSCDREKKPRQHSGDHENLMNVPSDKEMFSRSVTSLATDALVSSEQNGALTNGDILSEDSTLTCMQHYEEVQTSASDLLDSQDSTGKPKCHQSRELPRIPPDSAVDTMLAARNVDGERGPGMEGPYEVLKDSSSQENMVEDCLYETVKEIKEVATAAPPGKGQGGKSKSTSALKELPGPQTDGKADFAEYASVDRNKKCRQSVNAESLLGNACDPEEEAPPPVPIKLLDENENLEEKIEQKAGEEGAAEGTSETNKRFSSLSYKSREEDPTLTEEEISAMYSSVHKPGQSGNKSGQSLKAPESAYASVQGAAQTSPSSCNDLYATVKDFEKTLNSISTPPPAGRPGQEPEPDYEAIQALNREEEKATLEPNGHHGLVPKENDYESIGDLQQSRDITRL comes from the exons ATGGGCCCCTTGGGGAGCATGCTGAGCAGTGGGCAGATGCAGATCGCCCTGTGGGGGAGTTTGGCGGCTGTGGCCACTTTCTTCCTCATCGCCTTCCTCATCTTTCTGTGCTCCAGTTGTGACAG AGAAAAGAAGCCGAGACAGCATAGCGGGGACCATGAGAACCTGATGAACGTG CCTTCGGACAAGGAGATGTTCAGCCGTTCGGTTACTAGCCTGGCCACGGATGCTCTTGTCAGCAGTGAACAGAACGGGGCCCTCACCAACGGTGACA TTCTTTCAGAGGACAGTACTTTGACCTGCATGCAACATTACGAGGAAGTCCAGACCTCGGCTTCGGATCTCTTGGACTCCCAGGACAGCACAGGGAAGCCAAAGTGTCATCAGAGCCGAGAACTGCCCAGAATTCCTCCCGACAGCGCAGTAGACACGATGCTCGCTGCGCGAAATGTGGACGGGGAGCGGGGTCCGGGGATGGAAGGACCCTATGAAGTGCTCAAGGATAGTTCCTCCCAAGAGAATATGGTGGAGGACTGCTTGTATGAGACTGTGAAGGAAATTAAGGAGGTGGCCACAGCCGCACCCCCGGGGAAGGGCCAAGGTGGCAAGTCAAAGTCGACCTCCGCTTTGAAAGAGCTCCCGGGGCCCCAGACGGATGGCAAAGCGGACTTTGCTGAATATGCCTCCGTGGACAGAAACAAAAAGTGTCGACAAAGTGTCAATGCGGAGAGTCTTCTTGGAAATGCGTGTGATCCAGAAGAGGAGGCCCCACCGCCTGTCCCCATTAAACTCctggatgaaaatgaaaatcttgAGGAGAAGATAGAGCAGAAGGCGGGAGAAGAAGGAGCCGCGGAGGGGACCAGCGAAACCAACAAG AGATTTAGTTCATTGTCATACAAGTCCCGGGAGGAAGACCCGACTCTCACGGAAGAAGAG ATCTCGGCCATGTATTCGTCAGTACATAAACCCGGACAGTCAGGGAATAAATCAGGACAGTCGCTTAAAGCGCCCGAGTCCGCCTACGCTTCCGTCCAAGGAGCTGCCCAGACATCCCCCTCTTCCTGCAATGATCTCTATGCTACTGTTAAAGactttgagaaaactctgaaCAGCATCAGCACGCCTCCACCAGCAGGGAGACCCGGCCAGGAGCCCGAGCCCGATTATGAAGCAATACAGGCTCTaaacagagaagaggagaaggccacCCTGGAGCCCAATGGCCACCACGGTCTTGTCCCGAAGGAGAATGACTACGAGAGCATTGGCGACTTGCAGCAGAGCAGAGATATCACCAGGCTCTAG